In Salvelinus alpinus chromosome 30, SLU_Salpinus.1, whole genome shotgun sequence, a single genomic region encodes these proteins:
- the LOC139560212 gene encoding epidermal retinol dehydrogenase 2-like isoform X1: MNFLLETLQVIVMSIYYNMEAFVRLFIPPKNKNVTGEIVLITGAGSGIGRLMAEKFAPLGVSLVLWDINQEGIKETSRLVKEKGATKVHYYLCDCSDKADVYRVADKVKREVGDVSILINNAGIVTGRKFMDAPDSLIEKTFEVNTMAHFWTYKAFLPAMTANNHGHLVSIASSAGLIGVNGLADYCASKFAAIGFAESVALELLATGKDGVKTTIVCPFFINTGMFDGCNTKWPLLLPILDPDYVANKIIEAILTDQAYLLLPKTMYLVICLKNIMPVKLGILLGMYLGAFNFMDAFKGRVKKVE; the protein is encoded by the exons ATGAATTTCCTCCTGGAAACCCTTCAAGTGATTGTAATGTCGATCTATTACAACATGGAGGCGTTTGTCCGACTGTTCATCCCTCCCAAGAACAAAAATGTCACCGGTGAAATCGTCCTCATCACTGGGGCGGGCAGCGGCATTGGCCGGCTCATGGCTGAGAAGTTTGCCCCCCTGGGCGTTTCTCTGGTCTTGTGGGACATCAACCAGGAGGGCATCAAGGAGACGTCAAGGCTAGTGAAGGAGAAGGGGGCGACTAAGGTCCACTACTACTTGTGTGACTGCAGTGACAAGGCCGACGTCTACAGAGTGGCTGACAAG GtcaagagagaggtgggggatgtAAGCATTCTCATAAACAACGCAGGCATCGTCACGGGCAGGAAGTTCATGGATGCACCAGACTCCCTCATTGAGAAAACCTTTGAAGTTAACACCATGGCACACTTTTGG ACATATAAAGCCTTTCTCCCAGCGATGACTGCCAACAACCACGGTCATCTGGTCAGCATTGCCAGTTCAGCTGGTCTGATTGGTGTCAATGGGCTAGCAG ATTACTGTGCCAGTAAGTTTGCTGCTATTGGCTTTGCTGAGTCTGTGGCTCTGGAGCTGCTGGCTACTGGGAAGGATGGAGTCAAGACTACCATAGTGTGTCCATTCTTCATCAATACTGGCATGTTCGATGGCTGCAATACTAA GTGGCCTCTCTTGTTGCCCATCCTGGATCCAGACTACGTAGCAAACAAGATCATTGAAGCCATTTTAACTGACCAGGCCTACCTTCTGCTCCCAAAGACCATGTATCTTGTCATATGCCTGAAGAA TATTATGCCCGTCAAGCTTGGGATTCTGCTGGGGATGTATCTGGGAGCGTTCAACTTTATGGATGCTTTCAAAGGACGCGTCAAGAAGGTggagtag
- the LOC139560212 gene encoding epidermal retinol dehydrogenase 2-like isoform X2, whose translation MNFLLETLQVIVMSIYYNMEAFVRLFIPPKNKNVTGEIVLITGAGSGIGRLMAEKFAPLGVSLVLWDINQEGIKETSRLVKEKGATKVHYYLCDCSDKADVYRVADKVKREVGDVSILINNAGIVTGRKFMDAPDSLIEKTFEVNTMAHFWTYKAFLPAMTANNHGHLVSIASSAGLIGVNGLADYCASKFAAIGFAESVALELLATGKDGVKTTIVCPFFINTGMFDGCNTKWPLLLPILDPDYVANKIIEAILTDQAYLLLPKTMYLVICLKNIMPSEIRFVTGPEDIQTASIIP comes from the exons ATGAATTTCCTCCTGGAAACCCTTCAAGTGATTGTAATGTCGATCTATTACAACATGGAGGCGTTTGTCCGACTGTTCATCCCTCCCAAGAACAAAAATGTCACCGGTGAAATCGTCCTCATCACTGGGGCGGGCAGCGGCATTGGCCGGCTCATGGCTGAGAAGTTTGCCCCCCTGGGCGTTTCTCTGGTCTTGTGGGACATCAACCAGGAGGGCATCAAGGAGACGTCAAGGCTAGTGAAGGAGAAGGGGGCGACTAAGGTCCACTACTACTTGTGTGACTGCAGTGACAAGGCCGACGTCTACAGAGTGGCTGACAAG GtcaagagagaggtgggggatgtAAGCATTCTCATAAACAACGCAGGCATCGTCACGGGCAGGAAGTTCATGGATGCACCAGACTCCCTCATTGAGAAAACCTTTGAAGTTAACACCATGGCACACTTTTGG ACATATAAAGCCTTTCTCCCAGCGATGACTGCCAACAACCACGGTCATCTGGTCAGCATTGCCAGTTCAGCTGGTCTGATTGGTGTCAATGGGCTAGCAG ATTACTGTGCCAGTAAGTTTGCTGCTATTGGCTTTGCTGAGTCTGTGGCTCTGGAGCTGCTGGCTACTGGGAAGGATGGAGTCAAGACTACCATAGTGTGTCCATTCTTCATCAATACTGGCATGTTCGATGGCTGCAATACTAA GTGGCCTCTCTTGTTGCCCATCCTGGATCCAGACTACGTAGCAAACAAGATCATTGAAGCCATTTTAACTGACCAGGCCTACCTTCTGCTCCCAAAGACCATGTATCTTGTCATATGCCTGAAGAA TATTATGCCCTCTGAAATAAGATTTGTTACTGGACCGGAAGACATTCAAACAGCATCGATTATACCCTGA
- the LOC139560212 gene encoding epidermal retinol dehydrogenase 2-like isoform X3, which yields MNFLLETLQVIVMSIYYNMEAFVRLFIPPKNKNVTGEIVLITGAGSGIGRLMAEKFAPLGVSLVLWDINQEGIKETSRLVKEKGATKVHYYLCDCSDKADVYRVADKVKREVGDVSILINNAGIVTGRKFMDAPDSLIEKTFEVNTMAHFWTYKAFLPAMTANNHGHLVSIASSAGLIGVNGLADYCASKFAAIGFAESVALELLATGKDGVKTTIVCPFFINTGMFDGCNTKWPLLLPILDPDYVANKIIEAILTDQAYLLLPKTMYLVICLKNSLRWKQAALLGKYLGAFENPEHCETTSLKLH from the exons ATGAATTTCCTCCTGGAAACCCTTCAAGTGATTGTAATGTCGATCTATTACAACATGGAGGCGTTTGTCCGACTGTTCATCCCTCCCAAGAACAAAAATGTCACCGGTGAAATCGTCCTCATCACTGGGGCGGGCAGCGGCATTGGCCGGCTCATGGCTGAGAAGTTTGCCCCCCTGGGCGTTTCTCTGGTCTTGTGGGACATCAACCAGGAGGGCATCAAGGAGACGTCAAGGCTAGTGAAGGAGAAGGGGGCGACTAAGGTCCACTACTACTTGTGTGACTGCAGTGACAAGGCCGACGTCTACAGAGTGGCTGACAAG GtcaagagagaggtgggggatgtAAGCATTCTCATAAACAACGCAGGCATCGTCACGGGCAGGAAGTTCATGGATGCACCAGACTCCCTCATTGAGAAAACCTTTGAAGTTAACACCATGGCACACTTTTGG ACATATAAAGCCTTTCTCCCAGCGATGACTGCCAACAACCACGGTCATCTGGTCAGCATTGCCAGTTCAGCTGGTCTGATTGGTGTCAATGGGCTAGCAG ATTACTGTGCCAGTAAGTTTGCTGCTATTGGCTTTGCTGAGTCTGTGGCTCTGGAGCTGCTGGCTACTGGGAAGGATGGAGTCAAGACTACCATAGTGTGTCCATTCTTCATCAATACTGGCATGTTCGATGGCTGCAATACTAA GTGGCCTCTCTTGTTGCCCATCCTGGATCCAGACTACGTAGCAAACAAGATCATTGAAGCCATTTTAACTGACCAGGCCTACCTTCTGCTCCCAAAGACCATGTATCTTGTCATATGCCTGAAGAA CTCCTTGAGGTGGAAGCAGGCAGCTCTCCTGGGGAAGTATCTGGGTGCCTTCGAGAACCCAGAGCACTGTGAGACAACAAGCCTTAAGCTGCACTGA